Proteins from a genomic interval of Leptospira bandrabouensis:
- a CDS encoding inorganic pyrophosphatase: protein MKPNYYVAHPWHGLELGPKAPDELDVFIELTPQDTVKYEIDKASGFIRVDRPQKYSNRSPTLYGFIPRTFSGEASGKHCSEVVGRPDIIGDGDPIDICVLSVNPITHGNMILTVIPIGGLRMIDKGEADDKIVAVLKGDEVFGQIKDISEVPKALINKLHHYFLTYKLDPNSPSTGTVEITEVYDRVEAIKVIQFGIEDYIKKFVTV, encoded by the coding sequence ATGAAACCTAATTATTACGTAGCACATCCTTGGCATGGATTGGAACTCGGACCAAAAGCACCCGATGAGTTGGATGTATTTATCGAACTCACACCACAAGACACGGTGAAATATGAAATTGATAAAGCTTCTGGTTTTATCCGTGTGGACAGACCTCAAAAGTATAGTAACCGTTCACCGACTCTCTATGGATTTATCCCAAGAACATTTTCAGGAGAAGCTTCTGGAAAACATTGTTCGGAAGTTGTGGGAAGACCAGACATCATTGGAGATGGAGATCCTATCGACATTTGTGTACTCAGTGTCAATCCCATCACACATGGAAATATGATTTTAACAGTCATTCCTATTGGTGGACTTCGAATGATTGATAAAGGCGAAGCAGATGACAAAATTGTCGCTGTTTTAAAAGGGGACGAAGTGTTCGGACAAATCAAAGATATTTCAGAAGTTCCGAAAGCTCTGATCAACAAACTCCACCATTATTTTTTAACTTACAAACTCGATCCGAACTCACCTTCAACGGGAACCGTAGAGATTACCGAAGTGTATGATCGTGTGGAAGCTATAAAAGTCATCCAGTTTGGAATCGAAGATTATATAAAGAAATTTGTAACTGTATGA
- a CDS encoding CDP-alcohol phosphatidyltransferase family protein has product MKLKLTWIPNTLTLGNLTLGFVSMLLVAETNPSQSNSHELFTLAGVFIILAALFDGFDGMAARALNCTSELGADLDSLADLTTFGIAPGFLSYKMFFYDIKLDIFDKPDYFPLGMFIAALYPICAAYRLARFNVAHDPKSFNGLPSPVAGVVIGIFPLVFSVSQVPLWTAVLFFVITALLMVSTLRYSKPQVAIRGLFSWKKLGISILGLGLLLLAIGFYRWPYVMYGAVGFYVFSGIVSFLIQTIQDYRV; this is encoded by the coding sequence ATGAAACTAAAACTTACCTGGATTCCAAATACACTTACACTGGGAAACTTAACCTTGGGCTTTGTTTCTATGCTTCTGGTAGCAGAAACGAATCCATCACAATCCAATTCCCACGAACTCTTTACCTTAGCGGGAGTGTTTATCATTTTGGCCGCTCTCTTCGATGGGTTTGATGGAATGGCAGCACGGGCTCTTAATTGTACAAGCGAGCTCGGGGCAGACTTAGATAGCCTTGCCGACCTTACCACCTTTGGGATTGCTCCTGGATTTTTGTCGTACAAAATGTTCTTTTACGATATCAAACTCGATATCTTTGACAAACCAGATTATTTTCCATTGGGTATGTTCATTGCCGCTTTGTATCCTATTTGTGCGGCATACCGATTGGCACGTTTTAATGTAGCTCACGATCCCAAATCTTTTAACGGACTTCCTTCGCCAGTGGCCGGGGTTGTGATTGGAATTTTCCCTTTGGTGTTTTCTGTGTCTCAAGTGCCACTTTGGACTGCTGTTTTATTTTTTGTGATCACAGCCTTACTTATGGTTTCGACTCTCCGTTATAGCAAACCACAAGTTGCCATCAGAGGACTTTTCTCTTGGAAAAAATTGGGAATTAGTATTCTAGGGCTTGGTTTGTTGTTACTTGCGATTGGATTTTATCGTTGGCCCTATGTGATGTATGGTGCGGTAGGATTTTATGTATTTTCTGGAATTGTATCGTTTCTCATCCAAACCATCCAGGACTACCGAGTGTAG
- the lexA gene encoding transcriptional repressor LexA, translating to MKDLTEKQEFVLQYISDTVREKGFPPTIREIGDQFGITAKGAYDHLKAIEKKGYIRTSKNQSRAIELLKGNGDEALLVRASGIPLLGQVAAGSPILAEENIEEYIAVPEDLATKPGTFALRVKGDSMVEAGISDGDIAIIQKKDTARNGEIVVAMIENEATLKVFYKEPDMIRLEPRNVKLKPIRTKKATIIGKLIGLYRIY from the coding sequence ATGAAAGACCTCACGGAAAAACAAGAATTTGTCCTGCAATACATATCGGACACTGTCCGCGAGAAGGGGTTCCCACCCACCATCCGTGAGATTGGGGACCAATTTGGAATTACTGCTAAAGGTGCTTATGACCACCTAAAGGCGATTGAAAAAAAAGGTTATATCCGCACTTCTAAAAACCAAAGCCGCGCCATTGAACTTTTGAAAGGGAATGGAGACGAAGCACTTCTCGTCCGTGCTTCGGGAATCCCTCTTCTTGGGCAAGTGGCTGCGGGTTCTCCCATCCTTGCGGAAGAAAACATCGAAGAATACATTGCGGTCCCGGAAGATCTTGCAACCAAACCGGGAACCTTTGCTTTACGTGTGAAGGGAGATTCTATGGTGGAGGCTGGGATTAGCGATGGAGACATTGCCATCATCCAGAAAAAAGACACGGCAAGGAATGGAGAGATTGTAGTGGCCATGATCGAAAACGAAGCCACTTTAAAAGTTTTTTACAAAGAGCCCGATATGATTCGTTTGGAACCAAGGAACGTAAAACTAAAACCGATTCGTACCAAAAAGGCAACGATAATTGGAAAACTAATCGGACTCTATCGCATTTACTGA
- a CDS encoding S41 family peptidase: MKISERLVWGSITSCLVALVFFINTDKVKAISTDGEKYLQILHEVVSYIENDYVDPQEEKKIYTGAIQGALQSLGDPHTRFLDTDEFGELQNETKGSFGGIGVEISFQENAFIIVAPIEGTPAWKAGLQPQDKIIEINGKSTKSVSLSESIAMMRGEVGSSISMKIERKGIKDPFVVNLVRELIQIRYVRSHYLPEAETGYIKLVQFMGKETTTKEFVSAVKTMMDSGAKKLVIDLRMNPGGLLDLAIELADLFLPPDAEIVSVKGRGGVLVKSYKADKKEKKFLDIPIAILVNGGSASASEILAGALKDNKRAVVVGTQSFGKGSVQSIFPLSGGTGVAITIQKYYTPSGISIHGKGITPDYIVNPTSASEDEKYALEKLFKKNLIRPFLETHAEFNEAALSDFAAILKKENLTISDSVTRIFLFNEMRAGSSNVKPRLDLDTQLSEAIRVLK, translated from the coding sequence ATTAAAATTTCAGAACGTCTGGTTTGGGGCTCAATTACCTCTTGTTTGGTGGCCCTAGTTTTTTTTATAAACACAGATAAGGTTAAGGCCATATCCACTGACGGGGAGAAATATTTACAGATTCTCCATGAAGTAGTTTCCTATATAGAAAATGATTATGTAGATCCCCAAGAAGAGAAAAAAATTTATACCGGTGCCATACAAGGAGCCTTACAAAGTTTAGGTGATCCACATACTAGGTTTTTGGACACTGATGAATTTGGTGAATTACAAAACGAAACCAAAGGAAGTTTTGGTGGAATTGGTGTTGAGATTAGTTTCCAAGAAAATGCATTTATTATCGTGGCACCCATTGAAGGAACTCCCGCATGGAAGGCAGGACTCCAACCCCAAGACAAAATTATAGAGATTAACGGGAAAAGTACAAAGTCTGTTTCTTTATCAGAATCCATTGCAATGATGCGTGGTGAAGTGGGATCCTCAATTTCTATGAAGATCGAACGAAAAGGAATCAAAGATCCTTTTGTTGTTAATTTGGTTCGGGAGCTGATCCAAATTCGATATGTAAGGTCACATTATCTTCCAGAAGCAGAAACAGGTTATATCAAACTGGTTCAGTTTATGGGTAAAGAGACCACTACCAAAGAATTTGTTTCGGCAGTGAAAACCATGATGGATTCTGGTGCTAAAAAACTAGTGATCGATTTGCGAATGAATCCCGGTGGACTTTTGGATTTGGCCATCGAACTTGCGGATCTATTTTTACCTCCCGATGCAGAAATTGTTTCTGTAAAAGGAAGAGGTGGGGTTCTTGTAAAAAGTTATAAAGCCGATAAAAAAGAGAAAAAGTTTTTGGATATCCCCATTGCCATTTTGGTGAATGGAGGTTCTGCGAGTGCTTCCGAGATTTTAGCGGGTGCTTTAAAAGATAACAAACGTGCTGTGGTCGTCGGGACTCAAAGTTTTGGAAAGGGAAGTGTGCAGTCTATTTTTCCTCTATCGGGGGGAACAGGGGTTGCCATTACCATTCAAAAATACTATACCCCTTCCGGAATTTCCATTCATGGAAAAGGGATCACTCCTGATTATATCGTAAATCCCACTTCTGCCAGTGAAGATGAAAAATATGCTTTGGAAAAACTTTTTAAGAAGAACTTAATCCGTCCGTTTTTAGAAACACATGCAGAATTCAACGAAGCTGCTCTTTCTGATTTTGCAGCCATACTCAAAAAAGAAAATCTAACCATCTCAGACTCGGTCACTCGTATTTTTTTGTTTAATGAAATGAGAGCCGGGTCTTCTAACGTTAAACCAAGATTGGATTTAGATACTCAGCTTTCTGAAGCCATTCGTGTTTTGAAGTAA
- a CDS encoding TolC family protein, producing the protein MKFIKKFLVLFLFGIHSSTVFPKEKAVYELHSKDELFFLGEDSRVQDSKEKWNLDELEDFAVTSNPLYLREKQNIGMARGDIITASLYYNPIVNMQQQFMGASVNSATGRPETSFIYNQPFDMSGVIPQREKVAKQEFLGTIASFRDFDRLFRLRLRQNFWTYLYVTEQINYQKEFLENYQDLLDLTKLRAEKGDISFLEYDRLALERVQIEREYRNARILRAQVVKNLRILIGISDVNSPLSIKGRLEFISTREFGIDLNDFDIEERPDLVALKIRQQKERMNIELKKREIIPPLTLGIEFLNKGNENVTGVYAATPLPLFDRKQGEILKSEESYKKLGFDVDAKRNEIISEISAAIKELQARESQLLDYQKMGLLEKNKEVQEKSRLAYIRGASNLVTFLEAEKNYLSVLRSYYEIIYLYYNALEGYKASIGKMDSSEF; encoded by the coding sequence ATGAAGTTTATAAAGAAGTTTTTGGTTTTATTCCTTTTCGGAATTCATTCATCCACTGTTTTTCCAAAAGAAAAAGCAGTCTATGAGTTGCATTCTAAAGATGAATTGTTTTTTCTCGGTGAAGATTCAAGAGTCCAAGATTCGAAAGAAAAATGGAATTTAGATGAATTAGAAGATTTTGCTGTCACTAGTAATCCGCTTTATCTTCGTGAAAAACAAAATATCGGTATGGCTCGGGGAGATATCATTACTGCTAGTTTGTATTACAATCCCATAGTGAATATGCAACAGCAGTTTATGGGTGCTTCTGTGAATTCAGCGACAGGTAGACCAGAAACTTCTTTTATTTACAACCAACCATTCGATATGAGTGGGGTGATTCCTCAAAGGGAAAAAGTCGCCAAACAAGAGTTCTTGGGTACGATTGCCAGTTTTCGAGATTTTGATCGTTTGTTTCGATTGCGACTTCGTCAAAATTTTTGGACGTATCTCTATGTAACGGAACAAATTAATTACCAAAAGGAGTTTTTGGAAAACTACCAAGATCTTTTGGATTTAACCAAACTTAGGGCGGAAAAAGGAGATATCTCCTTTTTGGAATATGACCGATTGGCTTTGGAACGTGTACAAATTGAACGCGAATACCGAAATGCCAGGATCCTTCGGGCACAAGTGGTTAAAAATTTAAGAATCTTAATTGGAATCTCTGATGTAAATTCTCCCTTAAGTATCAAAGGTAGATTGGAATTTATATCTACACGTGAATTTGGGATTGATTTGAATGATTTTGATATTGAAGAACGTCCTGACCTTGTGGCATTGAAAATTCGCCAACAAAAGGAAAGAATGAATATCGAACTAAAAAAACGAGAAATCATTCCCCCTTTAACACTGGGGATTGAGTTTTTAAACAAAGGAAATGAAAATGTAACGGGTGTATATGCGGCTACACCACTTCCTTTGTTTGATCGTAAACAAGGGGAAATTTTAAAATCAGAAGAATCTTATAAAAAACTAGGATTCGATGTCGATGCTAAACGAAACGAAATCATATCTGAAATCTCTGCTGCCATTAAAGAGTTACAAGCTCGGGAATCTCAGTTACTCGATTACCAAAAAATGGGACTACTCGAAAAAAACAAAGAAGTGCAAGAGAAGTCAAGGCTTGCTTACATTCGGGGTGCCTCCAATTTAGTAACGTTTTTGGAGGCTGAGAAAAACTATCTCAGTGTGCTTCGTAGTTACTATGAAATCATTTATCTCTATTACAATGCTTTGGAAGGATACAAAGCTTCTATCGGAAAGATGGATAGCTCGGAGTTTTAA
- a CDS encoding efflux RND transporter periplasmic adaptor subunit → MKTEFNFKNIRSLSILVLVGSLAYFGYTKFFGPGKKTEALTEDKSKFIISQEIQKNHPFSVVYLEEKALEEELQLPGTVSYDMNSVAKVGSRVSGRIVQVFVKEGEYVKKSTALASIQSVELGTTEANYLKARARLEALKVQADRAKDLYERKVTSAKEYEMSLMDYKSVKAEMETSRNALENLGLNDAEITNLEAGKYNSKNLYIRTPISGTVTEREAIIGQAVNARDNLFTVADLSVLWINLEVYEKDLASIRMGNEAKVIPIGSKDESLKAVVSHVGDVIDPIKKTAEIRLEVRNSKGRLRPGQSVTATVVGAMVESSVNKAKVIPVNCIHKIEGENFVFVRNGDGSFSAKKIGVGKVYDNWVEVVTGVESGEAIVEEGSFVLKSEYLKL, encoded by the coding sequence ATGAAAACAGAATTCAATTTTAAGAATATTCGTTCCTTGAGTATACTTGTACTCGTTGGAAGTTTGGCTTACTTTGGTTATACCAAGTTTTTTGGGCCTGGTAAAAAAACAGAAGCTCTCACAGAAGATAAATCCAAATTTATCATTTCTCAGGAAATTCAAAAGAATCATCCTTTTTCCGTTGTTTATTTGGAAGAAAAAGCACTCGAGGAAGAACTACAACTACCTGGAACTGTATCTTATGATATGAACAGTGTGGCAAAAGTAGGATCTCGAGTCAGCGGACGGATTGTACAAGTTTTTGTGAAAGAAGGCGAATATGTAAAAAAGAGTACTGCCCTTGCCTCCATTCAATCGGTAGAACTTGGCACCACAGAAGCAAATTACTTAAAAGCAAGAGCAAGGCTTGAAGCATTAAAAGTCCAGGCCGATAGAGCAAAAGATTTGTATGAAAGAAAAGTAACCTCTGCAAAAGAGTATGAGATGTCTTTAATGGATTACAAATCAGTGAAAGCGGAAATGGAAACATCCCGAAATGCTTTAGAAAACTTGGGATTAAACGATGCAGAAATTACCAATTTAGAAGCTGGAAAATATAACTCAAAAAACTTATACATAAGGACTCCTATTTCGGGAACAGTTACAGAAAGAGAAGCTATCATCGGTCAGGCGGTGAATGCTCGAGACAATTTGTTTACCGTGGCTGATTTAAGTGTACTTTGGATCAATTTAGAAGTATATGAAAAAGATTTGGCATCCATTCGAATGGGAAACGAAGCCAAAGTCATTCCGATTGGATCTAAAGATGAATCCTTGAAGGCAGTCGTTTCTCATGTGGGAGATGTGATTGATCCCATCAAAAAAACGGCAGAGATTCGTTTGGAAGTGAGAAACTCAAAAGGAAGACTTCGTCCCGGACAAAGTGTAACAGCAACGGTCGTGGGTGCTATGGTTGAGTCTTCTGTGAACAAAGCCAAAGTCATACCCGTAAATTGTATTCACAAAATCGAAGGTGAAAATTTTGTTTTTGTTCGTAATGGAGATGGTTCTTTTTCTGCTAAAAAAATTGGAGTAGGGAAAGTTTACGACAATTGGGTTGAAGTTGTAACAGGTGTTGAATCAGGGGAAGCCATTGTGGAAGAAGGAAGTTTTGTTTTAAAAAGTGAGTATTTAAAATTATAA
- a CDS encoding efflux RND transporter permease subunit translates to MLEKIIQFSIHKRATVLVLTAALTIVGFYNALHLSIDAIPDVTNVQVSAVTSVPGLSPLEVEQFITYPIELEFNGMPKVTEIRSISRTGVSSVTVIFEDGTDIYFARQLVNERLKQAENFIPKSYGRPELSPIATGLGDIYEFALVSESHSPEELRTVMEWEVARQLRSVKGIIDVNVVGGDAKQFQIKIDPKRLLSHNLTLSHITEALEGANVNLGGGYIQKGEEQFVIRGESQFKSIDDIARLSVRTSRDGIPLTLGQIAKVETGPALRFGLSTMNGKREVVGGTAMMLLGSNSLQVVSRVKEKMKEIESRLPQGMKIQVYYDRSEFIGRTLSTVFTNLVEAAIIVLVCLILTLGTVKGAFAVALAIPVSMMVATILMNAFGIVGNLMSLGALDFGLLVDGSIVMLESTLHGFLLRKSFLLSKTSAQDMEDGMEEVIMESCIKVVRASAFSVGIILLVYLPLMTLEGVEGRMFRPMAITVAFALGAALLYSITTFPALMSYIYKKPILHESAFWEKFQTKYAEVLTYGMKFKRQFTYAGIGVVLLSFMLASTLGSEFLPRIDEGEIAIDIKRLPSTAINHSRDLNLEMEKVILKFPEAVSVVSRQGRGESAAEPIGSEEGEMMVKLKPKKEWVSAGDREELMELMKNSVNNSVPSSYISLSQPIENRVNALLSGSKADIVIKIYGDDLKTLKSIADNYASKIKKIQGAADLRVQKLLGLPLLEIKMNRGNMARYGVRAEEILTTIETLRVGANAGKVYEGYKRFDLIVRLDADVTDIGVIENVPVMTELGGTVPLGQVTDITMTEGPAALYHEGLKRRILVEVNVRGRDMIGFVNDVQAATGSIESGLPQGYYVDWGGQFENFTRAKNRLAIVIPIAGAIIFAMLFIAFGSVYYALGVFILVPLSLSGGILSLVIRGLPFSIPAGVGFIAAAGISVLNGVVYASALKDQLKVTRDPSKAVVEAAVYTLRAVATTELVAIIGFLPMAIASSAGAEVQRPLATVVMGGVLVATILSRFLLPIAFEFLVKLAQRQEIRQMERERKMNEYFVEEMKKYKDINIHDTHGHSHDSELEPNEIHNEDDSKTNKPNQKSKKKRN, encoded by the coding sequence ATGTTAGAAAAAATCATTCAGTTTTCCATTCACAAACGAGCCACAGTCCTCGTTTTGACAGCAGCACTCACCATTGTTGGTTTTTACAATGCGCTGCACCTTTCGATCGATGCCATTCCCGATGTGACAAACGTGCAGGTGTCGGCAGTGACTTCGGTGCCTGGTCTTTCTCCCTTAGAAGTAGAACAGTTTATTACTTACCCCATCGAACTTGAGTTTAACGGGATGCCCAAGGTCACAGAGATTCGTTCCATTTCAAGAACGGGTGTTAGTTCTGTAACGGTTATCTTCGAAGATGGAACAGATATCTATTTTGCAAGACAACTTGTCAATGAGAGGCTCAAACAAGCAGAAAACTTTATCCCCAAATCCTATGGCAGACCGGAACTTTCTCCGATTGCCACTGGTCTTGGCGATATTTATGAATTTGCTCTAGTATCCGAAAGCCATTCACCAGAAGAACTGCGAACGGTGATGGAATGGGAAGTTGCAAGACAACTTCGTTCTGTCAAAGGAATCATTGATGTGAACGTGGTTGGGGGAGATGCCAAACAGTTTCAAATTAAAATCGACCCCAAACGATTGTTATCTCATAATTTAACTCTCTCTCATATTACAGAAGCTCTGGAAGGTGCCAATGTTAACTTAGGTGGGGGGTATATCCAAAAAGGCGAAGAACAATTTGTGATTCGAGGCGAAAGCCAATTTAAGTCGATTGATGATATTGCAAGGCTTTCGGTTCGAACCTCAAGAGATGGAATTCCTTTGACACTGGGTCAAATTGCCAAAGTGGAAACGGGTCCTGCCCTTCGTTTTGGTTTGAGTACCATGAACGGCAAACGCGAAGTTGTGGGTGGGACTGCCATGATGTTACTCGGCAGTAACTCCCTCCAAGTGGTGAGCCGAGTGAAAGAAAAAATGAAAGAGATTGAATCTCGTCTTCCCCAAGGGATGAAGATCCAAGTGTATTATGACCGCTCGGAATTCATTGGCCGAACTCTTTCGACTGTATTTACCAATTTGGTAGAAGCTGCCATCATTGTTCTCGTTTGTCTCATTTTAACTTTAGGAACGGTGAAGGGAGCTTTTGCCGTTGCCCTAGCCATTCCTGTTTCCATGATGGTGGCCACAATTCTTATGAATGCCTTTGGTATTGTGGGAAACTTGATGTCTCTTGGTGCTCTTGACTTTGGTCTTCTTGTAGATGGTTCCATTGTGATGTTAGAGTCCACTCTTCATGGATTTTTACTGCGTAAAAGTTTCCTACTTTCGAAAACATCGGCCCAGGACATGGAAGATGGGATGGAAGAAGTCATCATGGAGTCTTGTATCAAAGTGGTGCGGGCTTCCGCATTTAGTGTGGGAATTATTTTACTAGTTTATTTACCACTGATGACACTGGAAGGTGTGGAAGGTAGGATGTTCCGTCCAATGGCAATTACCGTTGCATTTGCGTTAGGTGCTGCACTTCTTTATTCCATTACCACTTTCCCGGCCCTCATGTCTTATATTTATAAAAAGCCAATTTTGCATGAGTCTGCCTTTTGGGAAAAGTTTCAAACTAAATATGCAGAAGTTTTGACCTATGGGATGAAGTTCAAACGCCAGTTTACTTATGCCGGGATCGGTGTTGTTTTGTTATCGTTTATGCTCGCATCCACTCTTGGATCGGAATTTTTACCTAGAATTGATGAAGGAGAAATTGCCATCGACATCAAACGATTACCTTCTACTGCCATCAATCACTCTCGTGATTTGAATTTGGAAATGGAAAAGGTGATTTTGAAATTTCCAGAAGCAGTGAGTGTGGTTTCGAGGCAAGGTCGGGGGGAATCGGCAGCAGAACCCATTGGTTCGGAAGAAGGGGAGATGATGGTCAAATTGAAACCTAAAAAGGAATGGGTTTCGGCAGGTGACCGCGAAGAGCTGATGGAACTCATGAAAAACTCTGTGAACAACAGTGTTCCTTCTTCTTACATTAGTTTATCGCAACCAATTGAAAATCGCGTCAATGCATTGTTATCTGGTTCCAAAGCCGATATTGTCATTAAAATTTATGGAGATGATTTAAAAACACTCAAATCCATTGCAGACAATTATGCCTCCAAAATCAAAAAAATCCAGGGAGCTGCTGACTTACGAGTCCAAAAACTTTTAGGTTTACCACTTCTCGAAATCAAAATGAATCGTGGAAACATGGCGCGTTACGGTGTTCGTGCAGAAGAAATTCTCACTACCATCGAAACACTTCGGGTGGGTGCCAATGCGGGAAAAGTTTATGAAGGTTACAAACGATTTGATTTGATTGTTCGTTTGGATGCTGACGTAACAGACATTGGTGTGATCGAAAACGTTCCCGTGATGACAGAGCTTGGGGGAACAGTTCCACTCGGTCAAGTCACAGACATTACGATGACAGAAGGGCCTGCCGCACTTTATCACGAAGGTTTAAAACGAAGGATCCTTGTCGAAGTAAACGTTCGTGGCCGCGATATGATTGGATTTGTGAATGATGTGCAAGCTGCTACTGGATCTATCGAATCTGGATTACCACAAGGATACTATGTGGATTGGGGTGGGCAGTTTGAAAACTTCACTCGTGCAAAGAATAGGCTTGCCATCGTAATTCCCATTGCAGGTGCGATTATTTTTGCGATGCTCTTTATTGCTTTTGGAAGTGTCTATTATGCATTGGGAGTTTTTATTTTAGTACCATTGTCACTTTCCGGAGGAATCCTTTCCCTTGTGATCCGCGGCCTGCCTTTTTCCATTCCTGCGGGAGTTGGATTTATTGCGGCAGCCGGTATATCGGTGTTAAACGGGGTTGTGTATGCTTCGGCACTCAAGGACCAATTAAAAGTCACTCGTGATCCTTCCAAAGCTGTGGTGGAAGCGGCAGTCTACACTCTTCGTGCGGTTGCAACCACTGAACTTGTGGCCATCATCGGATTTTTACCTATGGCCATTGCCTCCAGTGCAGGAGCCGAAGTGCAAAGACCACTGGCAACTGTAGTCATGGGTGGGGTTCTTGTGGCGACCATCTTATCTCGTTTTCTACTTCCGATTGCCTTCGAATTTTTAGTCAAACTAGCACAAAGACAAGAAATCAGACAAATGGAAAGGGAACGTAAAATGAATGAATACTTTGTAGAAGAAATGAAAAAATACAAAGATATAAATATTCATGATACTCATGGACATTCACATGATTCTGAATTAGAACCAAATGAAATTCATAATGAAGACGATTCTAAAACAAACAAACCAAATCAAAAATCGAAAAAAAAGAGGAATTAA
- the tsaD gene encoding tRNA (adenosine(37)-N6)-threonylcarbamoyltransferase complex transferase subunit TsaD translates to MAYGLGIESSCDETSIAIVRDGRELLSLKVYSQIDSHSPYRGVVPEIASRAHLEKINSLLSVAMEEAGIEFSDLNYVAVTSFPGLVGSLMIGAQLARCISLVYGIPIVAVNHLEAHLAVIGLERELPPFPWLGLLLSGGNSSIYIYKGFGDLQIFADTQDDSLGEAFDKVSAVLDLPYPGGPYLEAKANAYSPIPGEKNPFPKLLKEDGEDLIRFSYSGLKTAVLYYKRENAKSLPIEKIAYYFQKTAFELVTRNLGKAISKTGIRTVVAAGGVLANGTLRDCLEKEKERSRFDLFYPSKKIYCTDNGAMVACLGYHLWKQKSFVGLDFKVSPKRNFEQII, encoded by the coding sequence ATGGCCTACGGGTTAGGAATTGAATCCAGCTGTGATGAAACATCCATTGCGATTGTTCGCGATGGAAGGGAACTTCTCTCTCTAAAAGTTTATAGCCAAATCGATTCACATTCCCCTTACCGGGGAGTGGTACCTGAAATTGCATCCAGAGCTCATTTAGAAAAAATCAATTCTCTTCTTTCTGTGGCAATGGAGGAAGCAGGAATTGAATTTTCCGATTTAAACTACGTGGCGGTGACCAGTTTTCCGGGGTTAGTTGGTTCACTTATGATCGGTGCACAGTTGGCTCGTTGTATCTCTCTTGTATATGGGATCCCGATTGTTGCAGTAAATCATTTAGAAGCGCATTTGGCTGTGATTGGTTTAGAAAGAGAACTTCCTCCTTTTCCTTGGCTTGGACTTCTTTTATCGGGAGGAAACTCATCCATTTATATATACAAAGGATTTGGTGATTTGCAAATTTTTGCAGATACCCAGGATGATTCTCTCGGCGAGGCTTTTGATAAGGTCAGTGCCGTATTGGACTTACCCTATCCCGGTGGGCCCTATTTGGAAGCCAAAGCAAATGCATACAGTCCGATCCCTGGTGAAAAAAATCCCTTTCCAAAACTTTTGAAAGAAGATGGGGAGGACCTAATTCGGTTTTCTTATAGTGGGCTAAAAACGGCAGTGTTATATTATAAACGGGAAAATGCAAAGTCACTTCCCATCGAAAAAATTGCCTACTATTTCCAAAAGACTGCCTTTGAACTTGTCACTCGTAATCTAGGAAAAGCCATCTCCAAAACAGGGATTCGAACTGTCGTTGCCGCAGGAGGGGTCCTTGCCAACGGAACTCTCCGGGATTGTTTGGAAAAAGAAAAGGAAAGGTCTCGGTTTGATCTATTTTATCCTAGCAAAAAAATTTACTGCACAGATAACGGAGCGATGGTGGCATGTCTTGGATACCATCTTTGGAAACAAAAATCTTTTGTGGGGCTCGACTTTAAGGTAAGTCCCAAACGAAACTTTGAACAAATAATATGA
- a CDS encoding LA_1448 family UV-C exposure upregulated protein, translated as MSKHLFSFPTFLILSLVLSCAPKKQEIDAYDLKRVLERYAQNRIQTGLMADTKRPTPTDMALFEEACEVYRLSIPEAKEMLKKENKALYESIYGNE; from the coding sequence ATGTCGAAACATCTTTTTTCTTTCCCAACCTTTCTGATCTTATCTCTCGTCCTCTCTTGCGCTCCCAAAAAACAAGAAATCGATGCTTATGACCTAAAACGCGTTCTGGAAAGGTATGCGCAAAACCGAATCCAAACGGGACTTATGGCAGACACCAAACGACCCACACCAACAGATATGGCTCTCTTTGAAGAAGCTTGTGAGGTGTACCGCTTGTCTATTCCTGAAGCCAAAGAAATGTTAAAAAAAGAAAACAAAGCTCTTTACGAGTCAATTTATGGAAATGAATAA